A genomic window from Balaenoptera acutorostrata chromosome 20, mBalAcu1.1, whole genome shotgun sequence includes:
- the CHCT1 gene encoding CHD1 helical C-terminal domain containing protein 1: MEASEGQGGEGDQPLEKGTDAPCSEGSSSTIPARGSLVCQAKGLGQDTFKICKEYLRPLKKFLRKLHLPRDLPQKKKLKYMKQSLVVLGDHINTFLQHYCRAWEIKHWRKMLWRFVSLFSELEAKQLHRLYKYTKNNQTDKFPVAFYPLDIPESSLLANKEDSLPNLCTAWGLHSHLSGMKERLSKVHAPGHQVSLLRELRPRGHSRRGSLRKLPQKTQLKRKRIKEAPETPETCPKEYPAGAEGQLALDPSTLVPEGVGDQ, encoded by the exons ATGGAAGCCTCAGAGGGGCAGGGGGGTGAAGGGGACCAGCCACTAGAGAAG GGGACAGATGCACCCTGCTCAGAGGGGAGCTCCAGCACCATCCCTGCCAGAGGCTCACTTGTGTGCCAGGCCAAGGGCCTGGGCCAGGACACCTTCAAAATT TGTAAAGAATATCTAAGGCCGCTGAAGAAGTTCCTGCGAAAGTTGCACCTGCCCAGGGACCTTCCCCAGAAGAAGAAGCTAAAGTACATGAAGCAGAGCCTGGTGGTCCTAGGGGACCACATCAACACCTTTCTGCAGCACTACTGCCGAGCCTGGGAAATCAAGCACTGGAGGAA GATGCTCTGGCGATTTGTCTCCCTCTTCTCAGAACTGGAGGCGAAGCAGCTTCACAGGCTCTACAAGTATACCAAGAACAACCAGACGGACAAGTTCCCG GTAGCCTTCTACCCCTTGGACATCCCAGAGAGCTCCTTGCTGGCCAACAAGGAAGACAGTCTGCCCAATCTCTGCACTGCCTGGGGGCTGCACAGTCACCTCAGTGGCATGAAGGAGAGGCTGTCCAAGGTGCACGCCCCGGGCCACCAGGTCTCCCTGCTCAGGGAGCTGAGACCTAGGGGCCACAGCAGGAGAG GTTCTTTaaggaaacttcctcaaaaaACACAACTCAAGAGAAAGAGGATTAAGGAAGCCCCAGAAACTCCAGAGACCTGCCCAAAAGAATACCCAGCTGGGGCAGAGGGCCAGCTCGCCCTGGATCCCAGCACACTTGTACCTGAGGGCGTGGGGGACCAATGA